A region of Lepus europaeus isolate LE1 chromosome 2, mLepTim1.pri, whole genome shotgun sequence DNA encodes the following proteins:
- the LOC133777031 gene encoding zinc finger protein 260-like isoform X1 gives MIAFEDLAVYFTWEEWQKMNNAQKILYRDVMLETYSSLFSLGHCTTKPDLIFKLEQGAEPWMVEECLNQSLSVGMKKNDLIRINQESWDKNLNQDFMKNNKTSAPKRVELRTTLSLNLSHIPTMIIKKGTYSGLKPEECNICHTVYLPSGPDQLQAGKKFGNTKVSGNTLQFCEPLGQCDKIHIMRQPFGPTGQAKVFTRNMFCKSERVHMGENCNKAAVTFGKATQIEKTIHENSSLNIHQQTHIREKFYEYIRDDEPVIHQLHLAIKQKPHIREKLYTCKPCGKPLSSKSSYECNDCGKAFGQKSAFLIHQRIHTGGKLYECLHCGKGSLWKSSFLIHQQIHTGEKPHQCNDCGKAFGQKSDLIMHQRIHTGEKPHQCNNDCGKAFRHKSKLIMHQRIHTGEKPHECNDCGKAFGQKSNLIMHQRIHTGEKPHQCNDCGKAFGQKSTLIMHQRIHTGEKPHECNDCGKAFGRKSNLIMHQRIHTGEKPHQCNDCGKAFRHKSKLIMHQRIHTGEKPHECNDCGKAFGQKSNLIMHQRIHTGEKPHQCNDCGKTFGQKSALIMHQRIHTGEKPHQCNDCGKAFGRKSALIMHQRIHTGQKSHQCNDCGKAFGHKSNLIMHQRIHTGEKPYECNDCGKAFGHKSALIMHQRIHTGEKPHECNDCGKTFGHKSNLIMHQRIHTGEKPHQCNDCGKAFGHKSALIMHQRIHTGEKPHQCNDCGKAFGRKSNLIMHQRIHTGEKPHQCNDCGKAFRHKSNLIVHQRIHTGEKFHQCNDCGKAFGQKSDLIVHQKVHTGE, from the exons atgatagcatttgaagacctggctgtgtactttacatgggaggaatggcagaaaatgaacaatgctcagaaaatcctgtacagagatgtgatgctggagacctacagcagcctctTCTCCTTGG ggcaCTGTACtaccaaacctgacttgatcttcaagctggagcaaggagcagagccatggATGGTGGAAGAATGCCTGAATCAGAGCCTTTCAG tgggCATGAAAAAGAATGACCTGATTAGGATCAACCAGGAAAGTTGggacaaaaatctgaatcaggattttatgaaaaataacaagacatcagcccccaagagagttgaattaagaaCAACACTTAGTTTAAATTTAAGCCATATTCCAACAATGATTATTAAAAAGGGAACCTATTCAGGATTGAAGCCTGAGGAATGCAATATATGTCACACTGTGTATCTCCCCAGTGGGCCTGATCAACTACAGGCTGGAAAGAAATTTGGTAACACTAAGGTGTCTGGAAATactctccagttctgtgagcctcTTGGTCAGTGTGACAAGATTCACATCATGAGGCAGCCATTTGGACCCACTGGACAAGCAAAAGTCTTCACAAGAAATATGTTCTGTAAATCTGAGAGGGTTCATATGGGAGAAAATTGTAATAAGGCAGCTGTCACTTTTGGAAAAGCAACTCAAATAGAAAAAACTATCCATGAAAATTCTAGCCTCAATATACATCAACAAACCCACATAAGAGAGAAATTTTATGAATACATTAGGGATGATGAACCTGTCATTCACCAATTACATCTTGCAATAAAACAGAAACCACATATAAGGGAAAAACTCTACACATGTAAACCTTGTGGAAAACCACTGAGCTCTAAATcatcttatgaatgtaatgactgtggaaaagcatttggacaaaagtcagcCTTCCtcatacatcagagaattcacacaggggggAAACTTTATGAATGCCTTCATTGTGGAAAAGGCTCTCTGTGGAAGTCATCCTTCCTCAtacatcagcaaattcacacaggggagaaacctcatcaatgtaatgactgtggaaaagcctttggacaaaagtcagacctcataatgcaccagagaattcacacaggggagaaacctcatcaatgtaataatgactgtggaaaagcctttagacACAAGTCAAAGctcataatgcaccagagaattcacacaggagagaaacctcatgaatgtaatgactgtggaaaagcctttggacagaagtcaaacctcatcatgcatcagcgaattcacacaggggagaaacctcatcaatgtaatgactgtggaaaagcctttggacagaAGTCAACCctcataatgcaccagagaattcacacaggagagaaacctcatgaatgtaatgactgtggaaaagcctttggacgcaaGTCAAACCTCATCAtgcatcagcgaattcacacaggggagaaacctcatcaatgtaatgactgtggaaaagcctttagacACAAGTCAAAGctcataatgcaccagagaattcacacaggagagaaacctcatgaatgtaatgactgtggaaaagcctttggacagaagtcaaacctcatcatgcatcagcgaattcacacaggggagaaacctcatcaatgtaatgattgtggaaaaacctttggacaaaagtcagccCTCAtcatgcatcagagaattcacacaggggagaaacctcatcaatgtaatgactgtggaaaagcctttggacgaaagtcagccctcataatgcaccagagaattcacacagggcagaaatctcatcaatgtaatgactgtggaaaagcctttggacacaagtcaaacctcatcatgcatcagagaattcacacaggggagaaaccttatgaatgtaatgactgtggaaaagcctttggccataagTCAGCCctcataatgcaccagagaattcacacaggagagaaacctcatgaatgtaatgactgtggaaaaacctttggacacaagtcaaacctcatcatgcatcagcgaattcacacaggggagaaacctcatcaatgtaatgactgtggaaaagcctttggccataagTCAGCCctcataatgcaccagagaattcacacaggagagaaacctcatcaatgtaatgactgtggaaaagcctttggacgcaaGTCAAACCTCATCAtgcatcagcgaattcacacaggggagaaacctcatcaatgtaatgactgtggaaaagcctttagacacaagtcaaacctcatagtgcatcagagaattcacacaggggagaaatttcatcaatgtaatgactgtggaaaagcctttggacaaaagtcagacctcatagTGCATCAGAAAGTTCACACAGGGGAGTAA
- the LOC133777031 gene encoding zinc finger protein 260-like isoform X2, with protein sequence MVEECLNQSLSVGMKKNDLIRINQESWDKNLNQDFMKNNKTSAPKRVELRTTLSLNLSHIPTMIIKKGTYSGLKPEECNICHTVYLPSGPDQLQAGKKFGNTKVSGNTLQFCEPLGQCDKIHIMRQPFGPTGQAKVFTRNMFCKSERVHMGENCNKAAVTFGKATQIEKTIHENSSLNIHQQTHIREKFYEYIRDDEPVIHQLHLAIKQKPHIREKLYTCKPCGKPLSSKSSYECNDCGKAFGQKSAFLIHQRIHTGGKLYECLHCGKGSLWKSSFLIHQQIHTGEKPHQCNDCGKAFGQKSDLIMHQRIHTGEKPHQCNNDCGKAFRHKSKLIMHQRIHTGEKPHECNDCGKAFGQKSNLIMHQRIHTGEKPHQCNDCGKAFGQKSTLIMHQRIHTGEKPHECNDCGKAFGRKSNLIMHQRIHTGEKPHQCNDCGKAFRHKSKLIMHQRIHTGEKPHECNDCGKAFGQKSNLIMHQRIHTGEKPHQCNDCGKTFGQKSALIMHQRIHTGEKPHQCNDCGKAFGRKSALIMHQRIHTGQKSHQCNDCGKAFGHKSNLIMHQRIHTGEKPYECNDCGKAFGHKSALIMHQRIHTGEKPHECNDCGKTFGHKSNLIMHQRIHTGEKPHQCNDCGKAFGHKSALIMHQRIHTGEKPHQCNDCGKAFGRKSNLIMHQRIHTGEKPHQCNDCGKAFRHKSNLIVHQRIHTGEKFHQCNDCGKAFGQKSDLIVHQKVHTGE encoded by the exons ATGGTGGAAGAATGCCTGAATCAGAGCCTTTCAG tgggCATGAAAAAGAATGACCTGATTAGGATCAACCAGGAAAGTTGggacaaaaatctgaatcaggattttatgaaaaataacaagacatcagcccccaagagagttgaattaagaaCAACACTTAGTTTAAATTTAAGCCATATTCCAACAATGATTATTAAAAAGGGAACCTATTCAGGATTGAAGCCTGAGGAATGCAATATATGTCACACTGTGTATCTCCCCAGTGGGCCTGATCAACTACAGGCTGGAAAGAAATTTGGTAACACTAAGGTGTCTGGAAATactctccagttctgtgagcctcTTGGTCAGTGTGACAAGATTCACATCATGAGGCAGCCATTTGGACCCACTGGACAAGCAAAAGTCTTCACAAGAAATATGTTCTGTAAATCTGAGAGGGTTCATATGGGAGAAAATTGTAATAAGGCAGCTGTCACTTTTGGAAAAGCAACTCAAATAGAAAAAACTATCCATGAAAATTCTAGCCTCAATATACATCAACAAACCCACATAAGAGAGAAATTTTATGAATACATTAGGGATGATGAACCTGTCATTCACCAATTACATCTTGCAATAAAACAGAAACCACATATAAGGGAAAAACTCTACACATGTAAACCTTGTGGAAAACCACTGAGCTCTAAATcatcttatgaatgtaatgactgtggaaaagcatttggacaaaagtcagcCTTCCtcatacatcagagaattcacacaggggggAAACTTTATGAATGCCTTCATTGTGGAAAAGGCTCTCTGTGGAAGTCATCCTTCCTCAtacatcagcaaattcacacaggggagaaacctcatcaatgtaatgactgtggaaaagcctttggacaaaagtcagacctcataatgcaccagagaattcacacaggggagaaacctcatcaatgtaataatgactgtggaaaagcctttagacACAAGTCAAAGctcataatgcaccagagaattcacacaggagagaaacctcatgaatgtaatgactgtggaaaagcctttggacagaagtcaaacctcatcatgcatcagcgaattcacacaggggagaaacctcatcaatgtaatgactgtggaaaagcctttggacagaAGTCAACCctcataatgcaccagagaattcacacaggagagaaacctcatgaatgtaatgactgtggaaaagcctttggacgcaaGTCAAACCTCATCAtgcatcagcgaattcacacaggggagaaacctcatcaatgtaatgactgtggaaaagcctttagacACAAGTCAAAGctcataatgcaccagagaattcacacaggagagaaacctcatgaatgtaatgactgtggaaaagcctttggacagaagtcaaacctcatcatgcatcagcgaattcacacaggggagaaacctcatcaatgtaatgattgtggaaaaacctttggacaaaagtcagccCTCAtcatgcatcagagaattcacacaggggagaaacctcatcaatgtaatgactgtggaaaagcctttggacgaaagtcagccctcataatgcaccagagaattcacacagggcagaaatctcatcaatgtaatgactgtggaaaagcctttggacacaagtcaaacctcatcatgcatcagagaattcacacaggggagaaaccttatgaatgtaatgactgtggaaaagcctttggccataagTCAGCCctcataatgcaccagagaattcacacaggagagaaacctcatgaatgtaatgactgtggaaaaacctttggacacaagtcaaacctcatcatgcatcagcgaattcacacaggggagaaacctcatcaatgtaatgactgtggaaaagcctttggccataagTCAGCCctcataatgcaccagagaattcacacaggagagaaacctcatcaatgtaatgactgtggaaaagcctttggacgcaaGTCAAACCTCATCAtgcatcagcgaattcacacaggggagaaacctcatcaatgtaatgactgtggaaaagcctttagacacaagtcaaacctcatagtgcatcagagaattcacacaggggagaaatttcatcaatgtaatgactgtggaaaagcctttggacaaaagtcagacctcatagTGCATCAGAAAGTTCACACAGGGGAGTAA